The DNA window CTCCTCGAGCCACCCCTTCGGGATGTCGTCCTTGAGGCCACCGATGCGGTTGAAGTTCGGGTGGAAGCGGCCGCCGCTGACCGACTCGGTCTGGTTCAGCACGAACTCGCGGTCGCGCATCGCGTAGAACATCGGCGTCAGTGCGCCGATCTGCACGCCCATGTCCCCGAGGAACATGGTGAGGTGCGCGATGCGGCCCATCTCGTGGAAGATCGTACGGAGGTACTGCGCCCGCAGCGGGGCCTCGACACCCATCAGCTGCTCGGTGGCGAGGATGAAGGGGACCTCGTTGCAGGACGCCGCCAGCCAGTCGATGCGGTTCACCAGCGTGGTGACCTGCGGGTAGGTGCGCACCTCGACGAGCTTCTCGTAGCCCCGGTGCATGTAGCCCATGATCGGCTCGACCCAGAGCACCTGTTCGCCGTCGAGCTTGGCGACGATGCGCAGGGTTCCGTGGGTGGCCGGGTGCTGCGGACCGATGTTGAGGGTCATGCCCTCGTCGGTCTCGAGCTCGACGTTGACGCGCGCGTCGGCCGCCTTCGCCGCGACGTAGGCGCGCTGCTCGGACTCGGTGACGGTCATTCGTCAGCCTCCTCGTCGGCGGCGCCGCCGGGCCTGGGCTCGACGTCGACGATGCCCGGCCACGGCTTCACGTGCCGGGCGAGCAGCGGGTAGTCCTTGCGCAGCGGGTGGCCCTCGAACCCCGATGGCAGGTAGAGGCTGCGCAGGTTCGGGTTCCCGTCGAAGCCGATGCCGTACATCTCGTGGATCTCGCGCTCGCACCAGTCGGCGCCCGGGTAGATGGCGACGATGGTGTCGACGGCGCCGGGCTCGGCCGGGTCGTCGACGGACGGGGGCACGTCGACCTTCACGATGAGTCCGAGATCGCGCTCGGCGAGGTTCATGACCCGGACGAAGATTTGGAAGCGGGTGTCGCCACCGGCGAGCCCGGTCTCGAACGTGGTGGGATCGACGGCGAGCGCACCCTCACGCAGGGCATGCAGGTCGACGTCGACCGCAGCCTCCTCGTAGCGACCATAGGGCGACGGCATCCAGTCGATGGCCGAGAGGAACTCGAAGTAGCGGAAGCCGAGGTCGGCACGCAGGTGGCGCATCGTGGGCACCCAGGCCTGGGGCGTGACGCGGATCCAGAGGTTGAGGCCGGGCTGGAGGTGGGAGCCGAGCAGGTCGTCGCCGAGGCGCTCGGTGAGGCCGGCGAGGAGGGCTTCGCGCCGCTCGTCGGGCTCCTGCTGGGCGGCGTCGTCCTCGACCGGGGCCTCGGTGTCAGCTGACGACAATGGGATCACCTCGCCACTTGTCGGCCATGTCCTCGTTCTGGATGCGCTCCTGGAGCAGCACGATGCCCTCGAGCAGGGCCTCGGGCCGGGGCGGGCAGCCGGGCACGTAGACGTCGACGGGGATGACCTGGTCGACGCCCTTGGTCACCGAGTAGCTGTCCCAGTACGGGCCGCCGCAGTTGGCGCAGGAGCCCATCGAGATCACGTACTTCGGGTCCGGCATCTGCTCCCACAGGCGGCGGACGGCCGGGACCATCTTGTCGGTCACCGTGCCCGAGACGCAGAGGAGGTCGGACTGGCGGGGCGAGGCCGGCAGCGGGATCACGCCGAGGCGCATGACGTCGAAGCGCGGGCCGGCCATGACGGCGGCCATCTCGATGGCGCAGCACGCGAGGCCCCACTGGTACATCCAGAGGGAGTACTTGCGTGACGTGTTGAGCAGCTGCGTGAGCGGCTTGGGGAGCTTGCCGCTCTCGACCAGACCCATGGGCTTCCCTCTTCTAGATCCAGCGGAGGACGCCCTTGCGCCACGCGTACACGAGGCCAAGGGTCAAGATGGCGATGAAGATGAGCATCTCGACGAGGCCGAAGACGCCGTACTCCTCGACCCGGGTCGCCCACGGGAAGATGAACACCGCCTCCACGTCGAAGATGACGAACATGAGGGCGAAGATGTAGTAGCGGACCTGGCTCTGCGACCACATGTCGCCGACCGGGTCCACGCCGGACTCGTAGTTCTCGAGCTTGCCTTCCTGGTGACGGTTCGGACGGATCAAGGACCCGGCTCCGAGGACGGCAGCCAAGAGCGCGACCGCAAGGCCACCGAAGATGGCAACCGTCAGGTAATTGCGGAGGAACTCCGACACGGCTGCGAACCCTACTGACCGGCGCGGAAGTGGGCCAAGATCGCCCAACCGAGCTGCAGATGGGCCATCGAGGGCCGTTTCGACACCCCGTCAGGGCTGCTCCGGGGCCGGGTTCAGTACACCCAGACCGGCGTGCCGACGGGCATCAGGCCGTCGCTCCACAGCAGATCCATGACGCGGTCGTGCACTCTGGCGCATCCGTGGGACGCCGGTCGGCCGGGGATGCTGGGCGAGCCGTGCAGGGCGATGCCGCCGTTGAAGTACTTGGGGCGGTAGAGGTTGCCGAGCGGGGCCTCCCGGACGCCGTCGATCTCCCGGTCGACCGTGAACCGTCCCGGCGGCGTCCGCCATCCGCTGGTGCCGGTGGAGGTGTTGAACGCGAGGGTGCGACCGCCGCGCACCACGATGAGCAGCTGGCGTTCGAGGTCGATCTCGACGTGGTCACCGCCCTCTCGGGCGGCGACCGGTGCGGCCGTCTCGAGCGCAGCCATGGTGGCAGGGCCGGCGAGGCCGTCGCGCGACAAGCCGGCGTGCTTCTGGAACGCCATCACCGCCTGCTGGGTGAGGGAGCCGAAGTCGCCGTCGGCCACCGGCACCCAGAAGCCGAGAGCCAGGAGGCGCTCCTGCATGGCGGCGATCTCGGGACCCTGGTCGCCGCTGCGGTACGTCGGCGGGCCGGGGACGGTGGTGGGCGGCGGCGGGGTCGTGGGGGCCGCAGCGGTCGGCGCGGCCGTGGTGGGCGCCGCCGTGGTGGCTGGGAGGGTCGTGGGCACCTCAGCGGTGGCCGGCTCCGGGGTCGCCGTGGTCGTGGGGCCCTCGAGCGCGACGCTCGAGGCATCGGACAGCTCGACGGATCGCAGCCCGTGGTGAGCGCTGAACCCGAGAGCGACACCGGTGGACAGCACCAGCACGGCGCTCACGCCCCGACGGCGACGGGTGGCTCGTGACTTCGTCATCGCTGAACAGACGCTCCTGCCCCACCCGCCAATTCGCCCGAAATGTATGACATCGGTCACCGCGGGGCCAACCCATTCGGGGACCGGGGTTCAGCGCAGGGCGAGCCAGATGGCGACGACGACGCCGAAGACGACGATGGTGGTGCGCAGGGCGTCGGGCGACAGGCGTCGGGCGAGTCGGCCGCCGACGTAGCCGCCGAGCAGGCTCGCCGGCGCCACGATGGCCACCGCCGCCCAGTCCACCGGACCGAAGAGAGCGAAGGCGACCAGCGCGACCGTGTTGATGAGCAGCGAGATGGCGGCCTTCAGGCCGTTGAGCCGCTGGAGGTGGTCGGCCACGAAGATGCCGAGGACGGCGAGGAGGATGACGCCGAGGCCGCCACCGAAGTAGGCGCCGTAGACGGCGGCGAGGAAGATCGCGACGTGGAGCTGCACGGTCTGCCCGCCGGCGCCGGCGGCCGTGCGGGCCAGCACGGCCTTGGCGATGCGGGGCTGGAGGGCGAGCAGCACCGAGCCGGCCAGCACCAGGAACGGGACGACGGCATCGAAGACGGCGTCGGGAGCGACCAGCAGGATGGCGGCGCCGGCGGCCGCGCCGAGCACGGACGTGACGGCGAGGGCGCGCAGTCGGTGGCCCTGGTCCCGGAGCTCGCTGCGGTAGGCGGCGGCGCTGCCCAGGTAGCCGGGCCACACGGCCACGGTGTTGGTGACGTTGGCGGCCAACGTCGGGAGACCGGCAGCCACCAGCGCCGGGAACGAGATCAGCGACCCGCCACCGGCCACGGCGTTCACGCCCCCGGCGAGGAACCCGGCCACGGCGATCAGCACGATCTCGGCGGCGGTCATCGGTCCTGGGCCCTGCGGGCGATGCGGTCCTGCTCGGCGTCCATCACGGTGTTGGTCATGCCGCCGAGGTGGGTGTCGGCGAAGGCGACGAGGTCGACGAGGCGCCGGGGCGGGAACGCCAGCGTGACGGTCTGGCCCTCGTAGGTGAACCGGGCCTGCCACTGTCCGACCGTGTCGGTGCGGTGGAGGGTCACCGTGGTGCGGGGTGCCGGCCAGGTGACCGGCCCCTCCAGCGTCGAGCGCCGACGGGCGAGCCAGCCGGTGCGGGGCCGGATGGTGACGAGCACGTCGTCGACCTCGACCACGTCGCCGACCGACTCGATGGAGGCCACGGTGGCCGGCGGATCAGAAGCCGACGAGGACGGCGGTGGCGTCGCCGGCGGGACCGGTGAGCACGTGCGGGAACAGGCCCACGCCGAGGGTGACGACCACGCAGATGATCAGGGCGAGGGTCGCACCGACGGGCACCGGCAGCGTGCGACGGTCGGGGACGTCGGCGTCGTCGACATCGCCGAGGAACATCGACACCGTGATGCGCAGGTACAGGAAGGTGGCGATGACGGCGGTGAGCATCGCGACGGCAGCCAGGGGGTACGAGCCGGCGTCGACCGCGGCGGCGATCGCGTAGAACTTGGCGAAGAAGCCGCTGGTGAAGGGGACGCCGGCCTGGCTGAACAGCAGCAGGGCGAAGACCAGCGCGAGGGCTGGTCGGGCCCTGGCGAGGCCGCGGTAGTCGTCGAGGGTGTGGCGGTCGTCGCCGGTGCGGCCGACCACGGTGACGATGGCGAAGCTGCCGCCGACGAGGAACGTGTAGCTGGCCAGGTAGAACAGCGATGCCTCCACGCCACGCTCGGTGGCGGCCTGCACGGCCACGAGGATGAAGCCGGCGTGGTTGATCGAGGAGTACGCCAGCATCCGCTTCACGTCGGTCTGCACGACGGCCATCAGCGCGCCGACCAGCAGCGTGATGATGGCGACTGCGTAGATCACCGGCTGCCAGTCGACCCGATAGGTCTGGAAGCCGAGGTACAGGACCCGGATGAGGCCGGCGAACCCCGCGGCCTTCACGCCCGCGGCCATGTACGCCACGACCGGCGTGGGCGCGCCCTGGTACACGTCGGGTGTCCAGGCGTGGAACGGGGCGGCGGCGACCTTGAACAGGAGGCCGACGAGGAGCATGGCCATGCCGGCGAGGAGGATCCCGTTGTCGAACAGGGCGACCTGGGTGAGGTAGGTGAGGATCTCGACGAGGTTGGTGGAGCCGGTGGCGCCGTAGGTGAGGGCGATGCCGTAGAGCAGGAACGCCGAGGCAAAGGAGCCGAGCACGAAGTACTTGAGGCCGGCCTCCTGGGAGGTGACCCGGCGCAGGTGCATGGCGGCGAGGACGTAGACGGCCAGCGACAGGATCTCGAGGCCGAGGAACAGCACGATGAGGTCGTTGGCCGATGCCATGACGACGCCGCCGGCGGCCGACAGCAGGACGAGCACGTACAGCTCGGGCCCGTCGAGGCCCTCCCGGCGCAGGTAGCCATCGGCCAGGAGCGCGGTGAGCACCACCGACGCGCAGATGACCACGGTCATGAACACCGAGAATCCGTCGACGCCGACCGCGCCGGCGATGGCGGTGAACGGTCCCCGCTCGACGTCCTGCACCCGGTCCCAGATGGGCCAGGTGCACACGGCGGCGGCGATGGCGGCGACCGAGGTGGCGAGGGGGTAGAAGCCGTGGAACAGCGGACGGCGGGTGAGCGCCGTGAGGGTCATCAGGCCGAGGGCGGCACCGACCAGCACGAGCAGCGGAAGGACCGCGAACCACTCGATCTCGGGCGTCGCGATGGGCTCGAAGGACTCGTCGGCCCCCTGCAGCGGGAGCGCCGCGTGGGCGAGCAGGGCACGCATGGTCACTCCCCCTCCCCGTGGTCGTCCGCGTCGTCATGGGCGTCGACCAGCGCTCCGGAGAAGCCGGAGGTGGCGGCATCGGGCTCGACGAAGTCGGTGGCGCCTTCGATGTGCTCCACCAGGGCGGCGACCGACGGCTCGATGCGTTCCAGGACCGGCTTGGGGTACACGCCGAGGAACACGATGAGGGCGAGGAGCG is part of the Acidimicrobiales bacterium genome and encodes:
- a CDS encoding NADH-quinone oxidoreductase subunit D 1, with amino-acid sequence MTVTESEQRAYVAAKAADARVNVELETDEGMTLNIGPQHPATHGTLRIVAKLDGEQVLWVEPIMGYMHRGYEKLVEVRTYPQVTTLVNRIDWLAASCNEVPFILATEQLMGVEAPLRAQYLRTIFHEMGRIAHLTMFLGDMGVQIGALTPMFYAMRDREFVLNQTESVSGGRFHPNFNRIGGLKDDIPKGWLEE
- a CDS encoding NADH-quinone oxidoreductase subunit C → MSSADTEAPVEDDAAQQEPDERREALLAGLTERLGDDLLGSHLQPGLNLWIRVTPQAWVPTMRHLRADLGFRYFEFLSAIDWMPSPYGRYEEAAVDVDLHALREGALAVDPTTFETGLAGGDTRFQIFVRVMNLAERDLGLIVKVDVPPSVDDPAEPGAVDTIVAIYPGADWCEREIHEMYGIGFDGNPNLRSLYLPSGFEGHPLRKDYPLLARHVKPWPGIVDVEPRPGGAADEEADE
- a CDS encoding NADH-quinone oxidoreductase subunit B family protein, whose translation is MGLVESGKLPKPLTQLLNTSRKYSLWMYQWGLACCAIEMAAVMAGPRFDVMRLGVIPLPASPRQSDLLCVSGTVTDKMVPAVRRLWEQMPDPKYVISMGSCANCGGPYWDSYSVTKGVDQVIPVDVYVPGCPPRPEALLEGIVLLQERIQNEDMADKWRGDPIVVS
- a CDS encoding NADH-quinone oxidoreductase subunit A, with translation MSEFLRNYLTVAIFGGLAVALLAAVLGAGSLIRPNRHQEGKLENYESGVDPVGDMWSQSQVRYYIFALMFVIFDVEAVFIFPWATRVEEYGVFGLVEMLIFIAILTLGLVYAWRKGVLRWI
- a CDS encoding L,D-transpeptidase family protein; its protein translation is MTKSRATRRRRGVSAVLVLSTGVALGFSAHHGLRSVELSDASSVALEGPTTTATPEPATAEVPTTLPATTAAPTTAAPTAAAPTTPPPPTTVPGPPTYRSGDQGPEIAAMQERLLALGFWVPVADGDFGSLTQQAVMAFQKHAGLSRDGLAGPATMAALETAAPVAAREGGDHVEIDLERQLLIVVRGGRTLAFNTSTGTSGWRTPPGRFTVDREIDGVREAPLGNLYRPKYFNGGIALHGSPSIPGRPASHGCARVHDRVMDLLWSDGLMPVGTPVWVY
- a CDS encoding sulfite exporter TauE/SafE family protein, whose product is MTAAEIVLIAVAGFLAGGVNAVAGGGSLISFPALVAAGLPTLAANVTNTVAVWPGYLGSAAAYRSELRDQGHRLRALAVTSVLGAAAGAAILLVAPDAVFDAVVPFLVLAGSVLLALQPRIAKAVLARTAAGAGGQTVQLHVAIFLAAVYGAYFGGGLGVILLAVLGIFVADHLQRLNGLKAAISLLINTVALVAFALFGPVDWAAVAIVAPASLLGGYVGGRLARRLSPDALRTTIVVFGVVVAIWLALR
- a CDS encoding NADH-quinone oxidoreductase subunit N; the protein is MRALLAHAALPLQGADESFEPIATPEIEWFAVLPLLVLVGAALGLMTLTALTRRPLFHGFYPLATSVAAIAAAVCTWPIWDRVQDVERGPFTAIAGAVGVDGFSVFMTVVICASVVLTALLADGYLRREGLDGPELYVLVLLSAAGGVVMASANDLIVLFLGLEILSLAVYVLAAMHLRRVTSQEAGLKYFVLGSFASAFLLYGIALTYGATGSTNLVEILTYLTQVALFDNGILLAGMAMLLVGLLFKVAAAPFHAWTPDVYQGAPTPVVAYMAAGVKAAGFAGLIRVLYLGFQTYRVDWQPVIYAVAIITLLVGALMAVVQTDVKRMLAYSSINHAGFILVAVQAATERGVEASLFYLASYTFLVGGSFAIVTVVGRTGDDRHTLDDYRGLARARPALALVFALLLFSQAGVPFTSGFFAKFYAIAAAVDAGSYPLAAVAMLTAVIATFLYLRITVSMFLGDVDDADVPDRRTLPVPVGATLALIICVVVTLGVGLFPHVLTGPAGDATAVLVGF